Below is a genomic region from Henckelia pumila isolate YLH828 chromosome 3, ASM3356847v2, whole genome shotgun sequence.
CCATCTTTCTAGCCCATTACCTTCAAAACATGAGTGAGAATCATAGCAAGAAATATATACAAAAACAACTAACCACTAGAGATAATTAAGCTTTCAGCACAACAAGTTACACTAGAGACTTCTAGCTTTTGTTCAAGAAGCAACTTCCAGGCAAAGCAACCAAACACAAATTGGTGTGGCTCATTCAGCAATAGGCTTCAAATGAAGTTAACATACCATGCTCTATGGTTGTCCCCTCCACTCCTCTTTTGCCATCGGCCTTTAGATCCATTTTCTTCTGCATTCCACTTGTTTCTTGGGAGTGAAGTGCATTTGCCTACTGtgagttttgaaaaaaaaggcAAAAAAGACTGAAAAAAAGGCGCAAAACTCTGCGAGTTTTCAGAATGTTGCAAAAAAACCTCCTAAATGTCGACGACACGGAGTTTTGCTTCTGCTGCTTTTGCCATGTTGCTTTTTGCTCTGTTTCTTGGCACTCCAAGCATTGTTATCTCAATTTCATTTGAAAAACTCGATTATACCAGATTGAATGGAGGGTCATGTGGAATAAATCATATTTCAAAGGCTTCGGGTGCCACAGAAAATGTTGTTGAACTTTCCGGACACCAAGTTGCAACTCAAGAAATCTCTTTTCCGGTATGGAAACTAGTATGTTTCTCAAATTCGGGATATCTTTCTCTGCGAGAATGACTGAAAATGCATCCCAATTCAAAACTTCAAAGAAAGGCGGGACAAAATTATCCGATATGATGACAGGGACACACTCGTAGAAGATGGCTTCAACCACTCTTGGGCTGTTGACTTCATAACCTTTCGGGCAAATGCAGTATTTGCTGCTTTTCATATGCTGTATATAATTCATTTTGCTCTCCACACCTGGTGGCATTGGACCGAATATTTTCATGTCAGACTCCTTATCTTTCCAGTACTCAAGCAAGATAGGACGGAGATACCCGTGCATATTTCCAGCGTAGAAGGCAAGAAAGGTCCTCTGAGATGGTGGCTTTCCTCCAAGATCTCGAAGTGGATTTCTGGCTGAACGGACATATGTTTCTGGAAGAGAGACATCCCTTCCTATTTTGAAGCCTGTTGTCACATCTGCATTACATAGGGCTTTAATGCAGTGTTCCATGTGGTGCCTTGTCTCATACGGAGCCTATCGGATTATATAGCATTAGTAACATTAGTTTTTGTTCAAAGAAAATGTTGCAGAAATGTTGTAATGCTAGTTTAAACCATCAATCAATAAAGCGCCCTGCTTTTCCTTGAAAACTTTTTATTGAAGGGCGTGGGAAAATTTTACTAGTGCCTAAGTTCATGTACCAACAGAAGTAGATCAAGCATTACCCAGTCATGGCAGGCAACAAGAAAATGGTCTGATCCACCAGTTCTGTTCCAAAAACGGTATTTTGCAGCAATTTTTTCAGAATAATTCCTCAAGTATTGACGAAGATTTGTTCGGTTATGGGAATTTCGCACGTAAAGTGAGTGTTCTAGCATTCGTGTACTGAATGGCATATAGAAAAGATGAGCTTTTCTTGGATCTTTCACTGCAAAATTCTTATTTCCTTCCATCAGTTTCATGAACCATCCCTCAGACGCGTACAACCCCTTAAGTATAGGTTGATGAAAGATTGGTTTTTCACCTTCCTTGTACACATATACTTTGAGTACACGTTCCATGAGTTCATAGCTCCTGCCATAGGAAATTGTTTGATTTAATAAATATCATGAATAAGAAAACTTCTAAAAGTTTCACATCACACATATTGTGAGCATATAATGACATTAATgatggattttaaaattttcatgagTACCAACAACATATTGATTGTCATAGGAAACAAAAAATTGCTTCTTCATTCAATAAGATGTTCTGTCTAAGAAACCAGTGACTAATGCAAGCATAGAGCATTTACACGATAATTGATGCATTTAATGGAGACCCATGAGAGTCCCTTTATATATAATCCACACGCTAATTGCCTGGAACAAAGACTCCAATTTGTGCATGAAAAGGGTGCCAAAAATTTGCACAAAAATccacttttttattttttctgcaaTTCTCACAAGAACTCGAGAATTAAGCTCAGATAAAAGACAATAATTTTCTTTCATTAATCACTGATTCAAGCGTATAACAATGACAGAAACAAGGGAAAATTATAATAGAAATGCAGGTCACTGAGTTCTTAGTTTAACATCGATTCACACACAATTTAAACAAgggcaaaaataaaaaaaaactcaaccatattcagatgaacttaagtaaaatatgattactGCAGGCATAAATGAGGCATATTGATCCCCGTGTTATGTTCAGCATGTATTCGAGAGTCTTTGGAACTGAAAACATAAAGTCAGGGGCAGAAACAGAAATCTAAATCAAAGAAAATACCAAATAATTTTGTGCCAAAATATATTATACCAAAAACAAACTTTATTCATTCCCTTAAACTGAAGTATTATAAACTAACCTTCTAAACATAGAAATGTTTCGAAATAGAGGAGCATAAAGTCCCTGATCATTCTTGTAAGCTGGTGCATTTTCAATTCCTATCTTTGCTGCCAAAATTTCCTGGTCACGCTCAGAAGACCATCTTGGTTTCTGAATTGAGTGGTAAAAAGTTAAAACTTCTTACCCGAAGAAACAAGACTTAGGCAATGGTTTTGCATTTTAGCAAAAGAGACTTACACTGGCCCGTGAACGGGCACGGTTGCGAAGTAGTATGCTTTGCATCTCATCTAGTGTTGTCACTGTTTTAGGTGGCATATCACACCTCATCTTCTTCTTAACAGGCTTACTTATCAATACTTTCTCAGTTCTATCAGATGATTCATCAAGGGCAGAACCATTGGCTTTCCTTGCGTCAAATCCCATATTCTTTGAAACTATGGAACTATTCAACAAAACTGCAGCTGGTGTGACTAATACAAGTGATATATTTGTAGGACCACCATTTGAAGTTGTTTCTTCTATCGTTTTTGTATCAGCATCAACCATCATATTCCCTAAACTTCCTTTCTTAACCCGAGCAAGAGATAAGTTATGCCTAGATTCACCTGGCCCTATTTGTAGAAGTGTATCATTCTGCGTCATGAACTCTTCGGTGTCTATATTTTCATCATCTAAAGTTTCATCCTctacaaaatcaaaatcattatCCATGTCTGCATCATCTAAAGCAAGTTTTATCTTCATTTCCTGGTCTTTTTCCACCGgcactttctcattctcaataTCTCCACCCACCTTATAACTGTTACTTGTTCCCCCTTTTGGCACCAACTGAGATTCTTTATACAACTTCCGGGTGTCAACCTCTTTATGGTCATTCACAATCCCCTTAACAGAAGATTGCTTAGATGATTCACTATCCTTAACAACTTCATCATTCTTAGCATCCGGAAACAGCGAAAGGAGAGCATTCCCATATGGTAGCATCAAAGACTGACAAAATAAATGAGTTAAAGCCACCAAACCCACCAAGAAAAGCCATCTCCTCCTCTCAATTTGAAGTAGTGTTGAGATTTTAATGGAACTATCCATAAAAACGGTAATGCACAATAACGTCAACGATCCTCAGTCCACAGCTCACAAAACCCTGAATCCATGAAAGCCAGTAATTGTAATGCTCAAATGATACTACAATCACCGTCAAAATGAAAGATATTCCAACCAATTCGGATCTCAAACTATATCTCAGGAATCTAAATCACTGCTAAATAATTATGTTAATCTCCACAtacccaaatatatatatatatatatatatatatatagacaaatGAAGAAGAATATAAGCTACAAGAATGTCAACTGAATTCCAAAATTTCAAGTCAGCAAAAGCCATCCAGCAtcatttatatatgtttttagGCATTAAATACACATTTTTATCAGATTAATCACAGTGAAAATGGGAAAAAAGAAGCTCACTCAGTATGTAGGAGACGAAAGGAAATGGTCAAAGAGCGCACATCAGTAGATTCGGAAGCAAGAATTTAGCAAATTGTCGGTGCTGAAAAGGAAAAGAACAAGCTAGACCTCAAGAACATCTCCCACTTGCaactaaattattatatttaaaaacgGCCCAAAAACTTTATAGAAATGAATttttttcgtcattttttcgtCAAAAGGGGTATGTATGCTACAAATTTAGAATCACAatgggttattagcttaaaaaattttcataaaaattattagcaAACTCgaaatttcacaagggtgatatatgcaatttccccaaaaaatattacttttgaaAACCTACTTATATTACAATCGTTTAATCTTTTCAGGATTTACTTCTGTTCACCATGGGAAAGCTCATATCCTAGAAATTTTTCCACCTCCCACACCAAAAGAATATTTCTTGGTTCAGCTTAATTAATTTGGTATTTTCTCAATATTTCAAAACGAGTGaaatttatatgtatatataaaatttaaattttactcATTCCCAAaactttatttttcaataattaCCATATGTAATACCCTTCGGTTTTGTTCATATTATGATAAAACCTTACCACGCAATTACCGAATGCGACTCCCATTTTgtatcaaaaataaataaataaataaaaataaaactcccATTGAAAAATTGGAGTCAATAAAATGGCGAGACATCTGTAGACTCTCTCAGTAAAAATATCCAAATATGTGTTTTTGTCTAATCTATgaattccaaaattaaaattttaaaacaattatttaatcatcgaaaattatttttacactTCGATTTATATTAAATGACTCCACATCTGTTTTCTCgacaattaatatatatatatatatacatatatatatatattatagtaagtttgtttgtttgttttcaaAAATAAGCAGGTTTGTTTGTGAGAATCCGAAAATTGCTGACAAGAAAAAGAGCTGTTGAGTAACATACATTATCAGTCTTGACTAGTCGATAGTGAATATACATAAACAGTTGAGTGTCAAGGAAACGAAAGAAAACTGGTAATTTGAAACTAGAAGAAAGAAAGCTGACCACGAAAATAATCAATTGAGAAAACTAGATCAGTCGAGGAAACTGGATCAGTTGAGCAAACTGGATCCATTGATCATTCGAGCAATCTGTTTAGTTGCAAGTGCAGAATTTCTGAGCAATGGACAACTAGTCGAATTTAATAACAAACAACTGATCGTCTGAAATTTTGTAACAGAAAAATTAACTCATAATCAAGACAAATAAATGGCATTAACGGACGTGTAACAGTGGGATTTGTGTATATAAATAGCACTCAGACTTTTGATTAAGGGTTACATAATCATTTGAGCAAAAACACAACATAAGTCGAGTTCGAGCATTCAGTTGAGCGAGAGAAAAAGCATCCAGTTGAGCAAATTCAACAGACAGCTTCTGGAGCAGTGTGGTTAGTACTAGACATTTCAAGCACTCAATACCTTCATTTCTGTGAAGGGTAAGTGTGCTTTTCGATTTGAAAATGATCACATgctttaaaattgatttcacCATGATATTGTGTTCAAAAtcttgattttcgaaaattgtatTACTGATTTCTGACGCACTGAATCTTGAGAACTAGTAGTAGAAATTTATACTCTGGAGATTATTGAATTCTGATTATTGGCCTcaacttttataaaattatcataTAATTGACTGATATCAGTTAAGCCACAAACCTTCATAAGCCATTTTAGTGCATACAACCGATTTATGTTATTACTGATGAATACCGAATTCTTGTCATGTTTCGTTCTGTTCTCTTTTGATATGTATATGAGAATACTgttaaattgattttaaaagCTGGGATAATTCTCCCATTTAATGAGTGACGACCATATGACTTACCCACCCAAAACATCTCAGATAAGAATGAAGAAGAAATAGAAGATGATGAGCAAATTCAGTTCTGGGACTGGTGAAGAAGAAGACTGATTCTTGCAACttagatttattattttctatATGCACCAGTTTAGTTTCTGCGTTAG
It encodes:
- the LOC140890628 gene encoding probable glycosyltransferase At3g07620 translates to MDSSIKISTLLQIERRRWLFLVGLVALTHLFCQSLMLPYGNALLSLFPDAKNDEVVKDSESSKQSSVKGIVNDHKEVDTRKLYKESQLVPKGGTSNSYKVGGDIENEKVPVEKDQEMKIKLALDDADMDNDFDFVEDETLDDENIDTEEFMTQNDTLLQIGPGESRHNLSLARVKKGSLGNMMVDADTKTIEETTSNGGPTNISLVLVTPAAVLLNSSIVSKNMGFDARKANGSALDESSDRTEKVLISKPVKKKMRCDMPPKTVTTLDEMQSILLRNRARSRASKPRWSSERDQEILAAKIGIENAPAYKNDQGLYAPLFRNISMFRRSYELMERVLKVYVYKEGEKPIFHQPILKGLYASEGWFMKLMEGNKNFAVKDPRKAHLFYMPFSTRMLEHSLYVRNSHNRTNLRQYLRNYSEKIAAKYRFWNRTGGSDHFLVACHDWAPYETRHHMEHCIKALCNADVTTGFKIGRDVSLPETYVRSARNPLRDLGGKPPSQRTFLAFYAGNMHGYLRPILLEYWKDKESDMKIFGPMPPGVESKMNYIQHMKSSKYCICPKGYEVNSPRVVEAIFYECVPVIISDNFVPPFFEVLNWDAFSVILAEKDIPNLRNILVSIPEKRFLELQLGVRKVQQHFLWHPKPLKYDLFHMTLHSIWYNRVFQMKLR